The following coding sequences lie in one Silvanigrella aquatica genomic window:
- a CDS encoding ATP-binding cassette domain-containing protein, with protein sequence MIRIENINIEFGEFKALQNINCSINEKDFILILGHNGAGKSTLLDTISGRLTPSSGKIFRNNTDITSLSEAKRARFISRVFQNTHMGSVATMTVAENLAMATLKSKTAGFKKAIHNFPEYIVEETLKPLGLRLEELLQTPIGKLSGGQRQIITIVMATLCEPDILLLDEPTAALDPVSTENLLQFVNKFTKERKMATMMITHDEQRAKFLANRTWVLQKGILKTD encoded by the coding sequence ATGATCAGAATTGAAAATATAAATATCGAATTTGGTGAATTTAAAGCATTGCAAAATATCAATTGCAGCATTAATGAAAAAGATTTTATTTTAATTTTAGGCCACAATGGCGCAGGTAAGTCCACTTTACTCGATACCATTTCTGGAAGACTCACACCTTCTTCAGGTAAAATATTTAGAAATAATACAGATATCACTTCACTTTCAGAAGCAAAAAGAGCGCGTTTTATCAGTCGCGTTTTTCAAAACACCCACATGGGCTCGGTTGCTACTATGACAGTTGCCGAAAACTTAGCTATGGCAACTTTAAAATCAAAAACGGCGGGATTTAAAAAAGCCATCCACAACTTTCCAGAATATATAGTTGAAGAAACACTTAAGCCTCTAGGATTGCGCCTTGAAGAATTACTTCAAACCCCCATCGGAAAGTTATCAGGAGGGCAAAGACAAATTATCACCATCGTCATGGCCACTCTTTGTGAACCCGATATTTTATTATTAGATGAACCGACAGCAGCCCTCGACCCGGTTTCAACAGAAAATTTATTACAATTTGTGAATAAGTTTACAAAAGAAAGAAAAATGGCAACCATGATGATCACACATGATGAACAGCGTGCCAAATTTCTTGCCAATAGAACATGGGTTTTACAAAAAGGAATTTTAAAGACTGATTAA
- a CDS encoding ABC transporter permease translates to MSSSFLPVIVGILERGFIGSFVVMAIYLASRIMKFDDFSIEGTFGLGGAIVAWSLLHNTDPWLALILGMICGGFSGCITGLLHTKLGLNKLISGIVVTTMLFSVSINIAGANVGLGNAKTIFTFAQNIPYSTLIILCLFTFITAYLFIWYMKTENGFMLRSTGINEQFITSLGKSVPFYITLSLVIANSLSALAGGVFVQYSGFYSAFGNVGILISALAGCMIAELVAGNMFLMAILGSIIYQLIIAITIELQVEPSWQKLITGLLIVVILVVKKMESKKTKGLNS, encoded by the coding sequence ATGTCTTCATCTTTTTTGCCTGTTATTGTTGGAATTCTGGAACGCGGTTTTATTGGCTCATTTGTTGTCATGGCAATTTATTTGGCATCACGCATCATGAAATTCGATGATTTTAGTATTGAAGGAACTTTTGGTTTAGGCGGAGCCATCGTGGCATGGTCACTGCTTCACAATACCGATCCTTGGCTTGCTTTAATTTTAGGTATGATTTGTGGAGGATTTTCTGGTTGTATTACTGGTTTACTACATACTAAACTAGGCTTAAATAAACTGATTTCTGGTATCGTTGTAACGACAATGCTATTTTCAGTCAGCATTAATATTGCAGGAGCAAATGTTGGTCTAGGAAACGCTAAAACAATTTTTACTTTTGCACAAAATATACCTTATAGCACATTAATTATTTTATGCCTGTTTACTTTTATAACGGCTTATTTGTTTATTTGGTATATGAAAACTGAAAATGGATTTATGTTACGCTCCACAGGTATTAACGAACAATTTATCACCTCATTAGGAAAAAGTGTTCCCTTTTATATTACCTTATCACTGGTCATTGCAAATTCATTAAGCGCTTTAGCAGGTGGTGTGTTTGTTCAATATAGTGGATTTTATTCTGCATTTGGCAATGTGGGTATTTTAATTTCCGCATTAGCAGGGTGTATGATTGCCGAGCTTGTTGCGGGCAATATGTTTTTAATGGCCATATTAGGTTCCATTATTTACCAACTTATCATTGCTATTACAATAGAACTTCAAGTTGAACCCTCTTGGCAAAAATTAATTACAGGACTCCTTATCGTTGTGATCCTTGTTGTTAAGAAAATGGAAAGCAAAAAAACAAAAGGATTGAATTCATAA
- a CDS encoding ABC transporter substrate-binding protein, translating to MSKKMILLLLSLVGILAAVIMLKRSKPTDDHITIGLLQFASFPPLDEAKEGFIAQVKKDFGNKVTIIEQNAQGSVTQAQAIASSFKANGSITGFYAIATPAVQALKSEIKDRPIAFAAVTDPVGLHLRGPDSNITGATDMADIEKQIRILKELMPDIKKVAILYNPGESNSVILVKKMKVELAKYDILFQDNGANSQSDVAAATLHAVQNAQAILIPTDNTISSAFPIVKQIADKAKIPLIITWTGEKEIPLMQFGVDYTQSGVQAAELVKQMIADGIKPWDTPLVAPNSKVFISSEELKKHGINLPESLKQEVTLL from the coding sequence ATGAGTAAAAAAATGATATTACTCTTATTATCTCTTGTTGGCATTCTTGCTGCCGTTATTATGCTAAAACGTTCGAAACCAACGGACGATCACATCACAATTGGACTTTTGCAATTTGCATCTTTTCCCCCCTTAGACGAAGCAAAGGAAGGATTTATTGCTCAGGTTAAAAAAGATTTTGGCAATAAAGTAACAATTATTGAACAAAATGCACAGGGATCAGTGACTCAAGCACAGGCCATTGCATCAAGCTTTAAAGCAAATGGCAGTATTACGGGCTTTTATGCTATTGCCACTCCGGCTGTTCAAGCACTTAAATCTGAAATCAAAGACAGACCTATTGCCTTTGCCGCCGTGACCGATCCCGTTGGCCTCCACTTACGTGGCCCTGATTCAAATATTACAGGCGCAACAGACATGGCTGACATTGAAAAACAAATTCGGATTTTAAAAGAATTAATGCCCGATATTAAAAAAGTCGCTATTTTATACAATCCAGGGGAATCTAATTCCGTAATTTTAGTTAAAAAAATGAAGGTAGAGCTTGCAAAATATGACATTCTTTTTCAGGATAATGGTGCTAACAGCCAATCCGATGTAGCCGCAGCAACTCTGCATGCGGTACAAAATGCTCAAGCCATTTTAATTCCCACAGACAACACTATTTCCTCCGCATTCCCTATTGTGAAGCAAATTGCGGATAAAGCGAAAATTCCCTTGATCATCACATGGACGGGTGAAAAAGAAATTCCATTAATGCAATTTGGTGTTGACTATACCCAATCTGGAGTACAAGCTGCTGAATTAGTCAAACAAATGATAGCTGATGGAATTAAACCTTGGGACACCCCTCTTGTGGCTCCCAATAGCAAAGTGTTCATCAGTAGCGAAGAATTAAAGAAACACGGGATCAACCTTCCCGAGTCTTTAAAACAAGAAGTTACTTTATTGTAA
- the lexA gene encoding transcriptional repressor LexA, protein MFELTKVQLNVLEFITKHMDSSGMPPTIREIATHFHWKAIGSAQDVIAALRKKGVLLSPAPGKSRQIVPTLEVTEYICKLKNSNYQLLSLRQTKKSKNEKAATKLNSNNFVTEENLFVPLVGSVKAGAPQEAIENPEEYIHFPHYSRVSLSKNKLFALEIDGFSMINAGFLPKDLVLVEAHPEPHDKDIVIASLQNGETTVKRFAKKDSPLYIKNLKYLTNSNNCFDPPAILVAENPEFSPLPFGLNEEDKIIGIVRSLYRKSIL, encoded by the coding sequence ATGTTTGAGCTCACAAAAGTCCAATTAAATGTCTTAGAATTCATTACTAAACATATGGATTCCAGTGGCATGCCGCCTACCATTCGAGAAATTGCCACTCACTTCCATTGGAAAGCCATAGGCTCAGCTCAGGATGTTATTGCCGCTCTCAGAAAAAAAGGGGTGTTACTTTCACCCGCGCCTGGTAAATCGAGGCAAATAGTTCCTACTCTTGAAGTAACAGAATATATATGCAAATTAAAAAATTCGAATTATCAACTTCTTTCTTTAAGGCAGACTAAAAAAAGTAAAAATGAAAAAGCAGCGACTAAATTAAATTCAAATAATTTCGTTACAGAAGAAAACTTATTTGTTCCCTTAGTTGGTTCTGTAAAAGCGGGGGCTCCACAAGAAGCCATCGAAAACCCTGAAGAATATATTCATTTTCCCCATTATTCTCGAGTCTCTTTATCTAAAAATAAGTTATTTGCTTTAGAAATTGATGGTTTTAGTATGATCAATGCGGGGTTTTTACCAAAAGATCTCGTTCTAGTGGAAGCACATCCCGAACCACATGATAAAGACATTGTTATAGCATCGTTACAAAATGGAGAAACAACGGTAAAAAGATTCGCTAAAAAAGACTCTCCACTCTATATAAAAAATTTGAAATATTTAACAAATTCAAATAATTGCTTTGATCCTCCCGCTATTCTTGTAGCTGAAAATCCGGAATTCTCACCCCTTCCTTTTGGATTAAATGAAGAAGATAAAATTATTGGCATTGTGCGATCTCTTTATAGAAAAAGCATTCTTTAA
- the miaA gene encoding tRNA (adenosine(37)-N6)-dimethylallyltransferase MiaA, which yields MVSKDLNTNTNFFAIVVIGPTASGKTALAHSLSDQLKKQGIQTELVNLDAFQIFQEVTAGTAKPQREEIEKYQYHCLDIIPPQGNLDANTFAQMLTKDCQDIALRGNIPLCVGGSGLYLRAFLHGLDDLPPRDEKFREEIRNMGAEKGWEHCHEILKKIDPIRAAELHPNDKTRIERALEIFHILGKPMSSLRSKTTSIGAQSTRFPCYVVHMEPDDQFLKERIKERVPLLFNQGWLLEVQNLLLKYGENLKNFHSMKAIGYNEILTFLLESEKKKSIQNNEMENLFEKISTLTWQYAKKQSTWNAKEKKDFSVHEYTHAEFELLLKNVLSQISLQTKQK from the coding sequence GTGGTTTCAAAGGATTTAAATACAAATACTAATTTTTTTGCCATTGTCGTTATTGGCCCTACCGCGAGCGGGAAAACAGCTTTAGCTCATTCCCTCTCGGATCAATTAAAGAAACAGGGAATTCAAACAGAACTTGTTAACTTGGATGCATTCCAAATATTTCAGGAAGTCACCGCGGGCACAGCAAAGCCACAACGGGAGGAAATTGAAAAATATCAATATCATTGTCTCGATATCATACCGCCGCAAGGAAATCTCGATGCCAATACCTTTGCTCAAATGCTAACTAAAGATTGCCAAGATATTGCGTTAAGAGGAAATATTCCCCTTTGTGTAGGAGGGAGTGGTCTATATTTGCGTGCTTTTTTACATGGTTTGGACGATCTCCCACCACGGGATGAAAAATTCCGTGAAGAAATCAGAAATATGGGGGCAGAAAAAGGCTGGGAACATTGCCATGAAATTCTTAAAAAAATCGATCCTATCCGTGCTGCCGAATTACATCCTAACGATAAAACACGCATTGAAAGAGCACTAGAAATTTTCCATATACTAGGAAAACCCATGAGTTCCCTGCGTTCAAAAACAACGTCAATCGGAGCGCAAAGCACCCGTTTTCCTTGTTACGTTGTTCATATGGAACCTGATGATCAATTTTTAAAGGAACGGATAAAGGAACGAGTGCCCCTACTTTTCAATCAAGGTTGGCTTTTAGAAGTTCAAAATTTACTTTTAAAATATGGCGAGAATTTAAAAAATTTTCATTCCATGAAAGCTATTGGTTACAATGAAATTTTAACTTTTTTACTTGAAAGTGAGAAGAAAAAATCTATTCAAAATAATGAAATGGAAAATTTATTTGAAAAAATTAGCACTTTAACCTGGCAATATGCCAAAAAACAAAGCACATGGAATGCAAAAGAAAAAAAAGATTTCTCAGTTCATGAGTATACTCATGCTGAATTTGAACTGTTACTTAAAAATGTTTTATCTCAAATTTCTTTGCAAACGAAACAAAAATAA